The proteins below are encoded in one region of Hordeum vulgare subsp. vulgare chromosome 3H, MorexV3_pseudomolecules_assembly, whole genome shotgun sequence:
- the LOC123439316 gene encoding alkane hydroxylase MAH1-like, whose amino-acid sequence MELQELAKTLTMAPVSFLEFSLALLCLAVLYYLHVRSRRKNPLIPLDWPVVGMLPALLVNLPRLHDWVTSLLSTTQLNFRLTGPPLSGRHLFFTSDPANVRHVFTSNFPNYPKGTELAEIMDILGGGIFNADGDSWRRQRAKAQLLMSGPRFRAFVSRCSRLKVERDLLPLLDHVAATSTGGVCDLKDVFLRLTFDMTATLVFGVDPGCLTVSFPEVRFARAIDDAMDVLLVRSVLPLSWWKLVRWLGVGYERKMTVARLDIDGFIGDAIAKQRDAVKAGRVIEDDDEDSADLLSSYIDEDDDAVDDVILRDTTMNLMLAGRDTTGSALSWFFYLLTMNPRVESKILAELDTIKATTSTTLDDMVTYDPDELGRLVYLHAALCESLRLYPPVPFEHKGVVAAEALPSGHQVRPGDKIVVSLYAMGRMEAVWGEDCREFRPERWIGEDGKLRYVPSYKFASFNTGPRTCLGKDMAFVQLKVVAAAVVRNFEVEAVPGHVVEPNISIILHMKNGFKARIKRRRQVMNS is encoded by the coding sequence ATGGAACTGCAAGAGCTAGCAAAAACGTTAACAATGGCGCCCGTCTCCTTCCTCGAGTTTTCGCTCGCCTTGCTCTGCCTCGCCGTCCTCTACTACCTCCACGTCAGGTCCAGGCGCAAGAACCCACTGATCCCGCTGGATTGGCCGGTCGTGGGTATGCTGCCGGCGCTCCTCGTCAACCTCCCGCGCCTCCACGACTGGGTCACGTCCCTCCTCAGCACCACCCAGCTCAACTTCCGCCTCACCGGACCACCGCTCTCGGGGAGGCATCTTTTTTTCACCTCCGACCCGGCCAACGTCCGCCACGTCTTCACCTCCAACTTCCCCAACTACCCCAAGGGCACTGAGCTCGCCGAGATCATGGACATCCTCGGCGGCGGCATCTTCAACGCCGACGGCGACTCTTGGCGTCGCCAGCGCGCCAAGGCGCAGTTGCTCATGTCCGGGCCACGGTTTCGGGCCTTCGTGTCCCGGTGCAGCCGCCTCAAGGTCGAGCGCGACCTGCTCCCGCTGCTCGACCACGTTGCCGCCACCAGCACCGGCGGCGTGTGTGACCTCAAGGACGTGTTCCTCAGACTGACGTTCGACATGACGGCAACGCTGGTGTTCGGCGTCGACCCGGGCTGTCTGACCGTCAGTTTCCCGGAGGTGCGTTTTGCACGCGCTATAGACGACGCCATGGACGTGCTCCTCGTCCGCAGTGTGCTCCCACTGTCGTGGTGGAAGCTGGTGCGGTGGCTCGGGGTCGGGTACGAGCGGAAAATGACGGTGGCGCGGCTCGACATCGACGGGTTCATCGGCGACGCGATCGCCAAGCAGCGGGACGCGGTGAAGGCCGGACGTGTGatcgaggacgacgacgaggactcGGCAGACTTGCTCTCCTCCTACATCGATGAGGACGACGATGCCGTTGACGACGTCATCCTGCGTGACACGACCATGAACCTTATGCTCGCCGGCCGCGACACGACCGGCTCGGCACTGTCCTGGTTCTTCTATCTCCTCACAATGAACCCACGGGTGGAGTCCAAGATCCTGGCAGAGCTCGACACCATCAaggccaccaccagcaccaccctaGACGACATGGTGACCTACGACCCCGATGAGCTAGGCCGGCTGGTGTACCTCCATGCCGCCCTGTGCGAGTCCCTCCGGTTGTACCCTCCGGTGCCGTTCGAGCACAAGGGCGTGGTCGCCGCCGAGGCACTGCCGAGCGGGCACCAGGTGCGGCCGGGGGACAAGATCGTGGTGTCGCTGTACGCGATGGGGAGGATGGAGGCCGTGTGGGGCGAGGACTGCCGGGAATTCCGGCCGGAGCGGTGGATCGGGGAGGATGGCAAGCTGCGGTACGTGCCGTCGTACAAGTTCGCGTCCTTCAACACTGGGCCACGAACCTGCCTCGGCAAGGACATGGCGTTCGTGCAGCTCAAGGTGGTCGCAGCGGCCGTGGTGCGGAACTTCGAGGTGGAGGCCGTGCCGGGGCACGTCGTCGAGCCCAACATCTCAATcatcctccacatgaagaacggcTTCAAGGCTAGGATCAAGAGAAGGAGGCAGGTGATGAACAGTTGA